In Paracoccus fistulariae, a single window of DNA contains:
- the queE gene encoding 7-carboxy-7-deazaguanine synthase QueE — protein sequence MSLRIAEIFGPTIQGEGALIGQPTVFIRAGGCDYRCSWCDSLHAVDSRYRHDWQVMQPDEVMDRVVALSGGQPVMVSISGGNPAIQDFAPVIAQGRALGYRFACETQGSVARDWFADLDLLVLSPKPPSSGEQVDWVAFDRCLQAAGRADRILKIVIFDQRDLDWAQDVAARYPRLPLYLQPGNPETDPAQAVDPQDLADRMLWLVDQTVGRGWLRPRILPQLHVLIWGNRRGV from the coding sequence ATGAGCCTGCGCATCGCTGAAATCTTTGGTCCGACGATTCAGGGCGAGGGCGCGCTGATCGGTCAGCCCACGGTGTTCATCCGCGCGGGCGGTTGCGATTATCGCTGCAGCTGGTGCGACAGCCTGCATGCGGTGGACAGCCGGTACCGCCATGACTGGCAGGTGATGCAGCCCGATGAGGTCATGGATCGGGTCGTCGCGCTGTCCGGGGGTCAGCCGGTGATGGTCTCGATCTCGGGCGGGAACCCGGCGATCCAGGATTTCGCGCCGGTCATCGCGCAGGGGCGGGCGCTTGGCTATCGCTTTGCCTGCGAAACTCAGGGGTCGGTCGCGCGCGACTGGTTTGCGGATCTGGACCTGCTGGTCCTGTCGCCGAAGCCCCCCTCCAGCGGTGAGCAGGTGGACTGGGTGGCATTCGACAGATGCCTGCAGGCGGCGGGCAGGGCCGACCGCATCCTGAAGATCGTGATTTTCGATCAGCGGGATCTGGACTGGGCGCAGGATGTCGCCGCCCGCTATCCACGGTTGCCGCTTTACCTGCAGCCCGGCAATCCCGAGACCGATCCCGCCCAAGCCGTCGATCCGCAGGATCTGGCCGACCGCATGCTGTGGCTGGTCGATCAGACCGTGGGTCGAGGCTGGCTGCGGCCACGGATCCTGCCGCAGCTGCATGTGCTGATCTGGGGCAACAGGCGCGGTGTGTGA
- the queC gene encoding 7-cyano-7-deazaguanine synthase QueC — MKTAVVCSGGLDSVSLAHVMAQQGNLSRILSFDYGQRHRKELDFARRAADRLQVPFHLIDMRSVGAALTGSALTDDIDVPDGHYAEDTMRVTVVPNRNAIMLTIAFGIAAAQGDDAVATAVHGGDHFIYPDCRPDFTLAFAKMQRAALSGYANVALHVPFVQQKKSDIVVAGARAGTPFAETWSCYKGGEVHCGRCGTCVERREAFHLAGVEDPTDYADPDFWRSATRGGGQG, encoded by the coding sequence ATGAAAACTGCTGTTGTCTGCTCTGGCGGACTCGATTCCGTTTCTCTGGCCCATGTGATGGCCCAGCAGGGGAACCTGTCACGCATCCTGTCTTTCGATTACGGGCAGCGCCATCGCAAGGAACTGGACTTTGCCCGCCGCGCCGCCGACAGGCTGCAGGTGCCTTTTCATCTGATCGACATGCGCTCGGTCGGTGCGGCACTGACCGGTTCGGCACTGACCGATGATATCGACGTGCCGGATGGCCATTACGCCGAAGATACGATGCGCGTCACCGTGGTGCCGAATCGCAATGCGATCATGCTGACCATCGCCTTCGGCATCGCAGCGGCGCAGGGCGATGATGCGGTGGCCACGGCGGTGCATGGCGGCGATCACTTCATCTATCCCGATTGCCGGCCCGATTTCACTCTGGCCTTTGCCAAGATGCAGCGGGCGGCCCTGTCGGGCTATGCCAATGTCGCGCTGCATGTACCCTTCGTGCAGCAAAAGAAATCCGATATCGTCGTTGCGGGTGCCCGCGCCGGAACGCCCTTCGCGGAGACATGGTCCTGCTACAAGGGCGGCGAGGTCCATTGCGGCCGCTGCGGCACCTGCGTCGAGCGGCGCGAGGCCTTTCATCTGGCCGGGGTCGAGGATCCGACCGATTATGCCGATCCAGATTTCTGGCGCAGCGCCACGCGCGGCGGGGGGCAGGGCTGA
- a CDS encoding Hsp20 family protein: MRNFDLTPLYRASVGFDRLADVVDRAMSAEVSASAYPPYNIEKTGENTYRISIAVAGFAADDLNVEMRDGSVIVSARKAEEEKDRTYLHRGIATRAFERKFTLADHVRVDGASHVDGMLHIDLIREIPEALKPRRIEIAKSAPKVEKLDA, from the coding sequence ATGCGTAACTTTGACCTGACCCCGCTTTACCGTGCCTCGGTCGGTTTCGACCGTCTGGCAGATGTCGTTGACCGTGCCATGTCGGCGGAAGTCTCGGCCTCGGCCTATCCTCCCTATAATATCGAAAAGACGGGCGAGAATACCTATCGCATCTCGATCGCCGTGGCAGGATTTGCCGCCGATGATCTGAATGTCGAAATGCGTGATGGTTCCGTGATCGTCTCGGCCCGCAAGGCCGAGGAGGAAAAGGACCGGACCTATCTGCATCGCGGCATCGCCACGCGCGCCTTTGAACGCAAGTTCACGCTGGCCGATCACGTGCGCGTCGATGGCGCCAGCCATGTCGATGGCATGCTGCATATCGACCTGATCCGCGAGATCCCCGAGGCGCTGAAACCGCGCCGGATCGAGATCGCGAAATCCGCGCCCAAGGTGGAAAAGCTGGACGCCTGA
- a CDS encoding 6-pyruvoyl trahydropterin synthase family protein — protein sequence MYRIAKEFHFSASHQLSHLPADHQCARLHGHNYVVFVELAASDLNADGFVRDYHELAALKSYIDQNFDHRHLNDVLDGPSTAEHLARHFFDWCRERWPETAAVRVSETPKTWAEYRP from the coding sequence ATGTACCGGATTGCAAAGGAATTCCACTTCTCGGCCTCGCATCAACTGTCGCATCTGCCCGCGGATCACCAATGCGCGCGGCTGCACGGGCATAATTACGTGGTCTTCGTGGAACTGGCGGCGTCCGATCTGAATGCCGATGGCTTCGTGCGCGATTACCACGAACTGGCGGCGCTGAAGTCTTATATCGACCAGAATTTCGATCACCGGCATCTGAATGATGTGCTGGACGGGCCATCCACCGCCGAACATCTGGCGCGGCATTTCTTTGACTGGTGCCGCGAACGCTGGCCCGAAACCGCTGCCGTCAGGGTGTCCGAGACGCCCAAGACCTGGGCCGAGTATCGTCCATGA